The Armatimonadota bacterium genome segment CCGGGCTTCCGGCAGTAGTAGCAACCGTTGATGCGGTTGAGTTCTGCCTTCTCCTCGGGAGTGAGCTTCTTGAACGTCTTCTCACCGTCGCGGCCCGGCTGTATCGCACCAATATCCATCGGTACTGCCCGAGTGGGGTTGGGGTGACTGGGGCGCGGGGTGTACGAAGGCTTGGGTGAGTAACCCCGGTGGCTGTAGAGCACCTCGTCGATTTGCTCCGCGACGGAGACCGCTTGGTCGAATGACGGCGGGTTAGCAAATGCGACGTGGAGGCGCACTTCTTTCTTGAGCCCGCGCCGGAACTTGTCGAGCTTCTCGGCGTCGGTGATGTCCGGAATGTTCAGCACTTGGGCCTTGAACTCCTCGACAAACTGCTTGACTGATGACTTCTGGTAGAGGCGGGCGAGGGTGTCGCGCGCCACAAGAGTGGCACTGATGGGCTGGAAGTACTCGATGAGCGTCCGCGTGAAGTCCTCCCACGCGGCCGGGCGCTCCTCGGGGCGGAGGCTTTGCCACCAAAGGAGGGCGTTCTTGCGCAACAACGTCGTTGCGTAAGGCACGCGTCTCGCCTCGGGCTCGTTCATGACGTTGAAGTAGTTCTCCACCTGGAAGATCCACTGCCTAACCCTTTTGGCATCATCGGTGCCAAAGAACTGGTCGGGCTTGGGCGGCTTGTTGCGAGCACCGGCGTGAGCCTGTGCTTGCACAGCCTCCAGTTGCTGGATGCGCTGGAAAAGGCCATTGAGAATGGCGTTGGCGTCTTGGCCTTCCATCTCGGGCGGAGACTTGACTTGATGAGTAGACCGGAGTTGTTGCTTGACTTGAGGGCTCGACTCGAAGGCTTGAGTTGCTTGCTTGGTTTGCGGAATGATGGGGTGGCCATCCCGTTCCGCCCTTTGTAGTCTTGCGGATGGAATACGGGGGGACTCCGTCCGTCCGTTTCCGGCTTCTTAGAAGCTCTAAGAATTTCTTAGAAGCTCTAAGAAGGTTCTAGAAGGATGTAGACCGGAAGTCGAGTCTTTGACTTGGGCGGGAGGT includes the following:
- a CDS encoding zinc finger CCHC domain-containing protein — translated: MEGQDANAILNGLFQRIQQLEAVQAQAHAGARNKPPKPDQFFGTDDAKRVRQWIFQVENYFNVMNEPEARRVPYATTLLRKNALLWWQSLRPEERPAAWEDFTRTLIEYFQPISATLVARDTLARLYQKSSVKQFVEEFKAQVLNIPDITDAEKLDKFRRGLKKEVRLHVAFANPPSFDQAVSVAEQIDEVLYSHRGYSPKPSYTPRPSHPNPTRAVPMDIGAIQPGRDGEKTFKKLTPEEKAELNRINGCYYCRKPGHRALECPLKKQKNSVRRQ